In Arthrobacter sp. SLBN-112, a genomic segment contains:
- a CDS encoding TspO/MBR family protein yields MPVITDVRPAAGTAGRRPGLRSRILALAGFLGLSAAAWVLASIPIILNSSGWYAGSLKAPWMPPPLMFRITWMVLYIGVAAAAWLVWCKGRLKGPALAGYAVQLLLNAAWPVTFFAMYPMAGTAALWAALLVICSLAATLAFLIVRFGPIDATAGLLMLPYFAWVVFSASLNLYSAVHN; encoded by the coding sequence GTGCCCGTTATTACTGATGTCCGGCCGGCCGCCGGAACGGCCGGACGCCGGCCCGGCCTGCGTTCCCGGATTCTCGCCCTTGCCGGGTTCCTTGGACTGTCGGCTGCGGCCTGGGTGCTGGCGTCGATCCCCATCATCCTCAATTCCAGCGGCTGGTATGCCGGCTCACTGAAAGCGCCGTGGATGCCGCCGCCGCTGATGTTCCGGATCACCTGGATGGTGCTGTACATCGGAGTTGCGGCCGCGGCCTGGCTGGTTTGGTGCAAGGGCCGATTGAAAGGGCCGGCCCTGGCCGGTTACGCCGTCCAGCTTCTGCTTAACGCCGCGTGGCCGGTGACGTTCTTCGCGATGTACCCCATGGCCGGTACCGCTGCCCTGTGGGCGGCGCTTCTGGTCATCTGTTCCCTGGCCGCGACCCTGGCCTTCCTGATCGTCCGGTTCGGTCCGATCGACGCCACCGCCGGGCTCCTGATGTTGCCGTACTTCGCCTGGGTGGTCTTTTCCGCCAGCCTGAACCTGTACTCCGCCGTCCATAACTGA